The region ACGCGGCTGGTCAAGCACAAAATCCCGCACTGCATCAAGGGCCCGGAACCCTTGCCGGACGGGCCGTGGGGCCGGACCCGGGCCCGCCGCGCGCTGATCGGGATGCCCTCCGGCCCAAAATTTGTTAGCATCCGCCAGTTTTACTGAATTTTTCGACCTATTCGCCGCGGGCGCGAGAGCGCAGACCTTTCACGGAATGGCATCAGACAAGGAACTCGCCGACTTCCTCGCGGGCGTCGAAAGGCGCGCGTTCAAGCAGGCTGCTTACGCCGTGCGCGACGACGACGCATCGCTCGATATCGTGCAGGACGCGATGATCAAGCTCGCGGAAAAATACGGCGACCGGCCGGCCGGTGAATTGCCGCTCCTTTTTCAGCGGATCCTCCAGAACGCGATCCACGACTATTTCCGCCGCCAGAAGGTGCGCAATACGTGGGTCAGCCTGTTCTCGTCGCTGAACAACACCGACGACGACGAATTCGACCCGCTCGAAACCCTCGAGGCGCAGGACGGCGGCGCCGGCGTCGAAAGCAGCGAAACCCGCCTCGAACGGGAGCAGGTGCTCGCGCTGATCGACGGCGAGATCCAGAAGCTTCCGGCGCGTCAACGGGAAGCGTTCCTGATGCGTTATTGGGAAGATATGGATGTCGCCGAGACAGCCGCCGCCATGGGGTGCTCCGAGGGCAGCGTCAAGACGCATTGCTCCCGAGCCACTCATGCGCTGGCGCAAGCGCTCAAGGCCAAAGGAATCACGCTATGAGCTCCGCTCCCGCTACGAAAGAACTCGAATTCGCCCTGAAGGTGCGCCGCGCGCTCGACGAGCAGGCTGCCGCGCTGCCCGCGTCGACCGCCGAGCGCCTCGCGCGAGCGCGCCGCGCCGCGCTCGCGCGCAGGAAGCCCGAGGCGGCGCTGGTGCTGGTGCCCGCGTTCGCGGGCGGCGCCAGCACGCTCGGCCTGCCGTTCGGCGAAGCGCCGCGCCCGGCCTCGCTCGGGCGCCGGCTGCTGCGCGCCTGGCCGCT is a window of Burkholderia sp. FERM BP-3421 DNA encoding:
- a CDS encoding RNA polymerase sigma factor, which translates into the protein MASDKELADFLAGVERRAFKQAAYAVRDDDASLDIVQDAMIKLAEKYGDRPAGELPLLFQRILQNAIHDYFRRQKVRNTWVSLFSSLNNTDDDEFDPLETLEAQDGGAGVESSETRLEREQVLALIDGEIQKLPARQREAFLMRYWEDMDVAETAAAMGCSEGSVKTHCSRATHALAQALKAKGITL
- a CDS encoding DUF3619 family protein, with product MSSAPATKELEFALKVRRALDEQAAALPASTAERLARARRAALARRKPEAALVLVPAFAGGASTLGLPFGEAPRPASLGRRLLRAWPLALLLAGLVGIAYWEDQQRTAELADIDAAMLSDNLPLDAYLDHGFNAYLSHSH